The Podospora bellae-mahoneyi strain CBS 112042 chromosome 7, whole genome shotgun sequence genome includes a window with the following:
- the MRL1 gene encoding Cation-independent mannose-6-phosphate receptor CI-MPR (COG:T; COG:U; EggNog:ENOG503NYY9): protein MHRQTPSRALLLCALAVLSGKAVGEEATKTATASTPVVTPCVATATTGAGAFFDLRPDTAVVVPEGEKPPKGSPVDDYVARGWDYGSNFTLNFCSPVVKEVEDVVGLDKDLWKNVSAYYETKGKIYALGLSDGNLVPRGRKLVLQYTGGSPCGLSDEKNREKRWEVHDGATYKYHEYDDDDDNDNDNDGEDAESRRASKDKDNDDEDDDKKDKGKEKPKTQRRKSATFSFLCDRDPDTPTAASFVGTDPDECAYFFEVRSMHACSIAEPHKPGSVGPGSVFAIIFFIAVLVYVVGGVFYQRTVAHARGWRQLPNYSLWAGIWSFIVDMFTILTSSCGRLIPRRRGYHTLSGSPSGRRHSRDAENRLIDQLDEEWDD, encoded by the exons ATGCATCGGCAAACACCATCCAGAGCCCTCCTTCTCTGCGCCCTTGCTGTCCTGAGTGGCAAGGCAGTCGGCGAGGAGGCTACAAAGACAGCCACCGCATCCACGCCTGTAGTCACACCCTGTgtcgcaacagcaaccaccggcgccggcgcTTTCTTCGACCTACGACCCGACACCGCAGTAGTTGTGCCCGAGGGGGAGAAGCCACCAAAGGGCTCGCCTGTCGACGATTATGTGGCTAGAGGCTGGGATTATGGCTCAAACTTTACATTGAACTTCTGCAGTCCcgtggtgaaggaggtggaggatgtcgtCGGACTCGACAAGGATCTATGGAAGAACGTGAGCGCATACTATGAAACCAAGGGCAAAATATATGCTTTAGG ATTATCAGATGGAAACCTAGTACCCCGAGGGCGCAAACTTGTCCTTCAATATACAGGGGGATCCCCGTGTGGTCTATCAGATGAAAAGAACAGGGAAAAGAGATGGGAGGTCCATGACGGAGCGACATACAAGTACCATGAatacgacgacgacgacgacaacgacaacgacaacgacggtgAAGACGCCGAGTCAAGGCGTGCATCGAAAGACAAGGATAatgacgacgaagatgatgacaagaaggacaagggcaaggagaAGCCAAAAACACAACGTCGCAAGTCGGCCACATTTTCTTTCCTTTGTGACAGGGACCCAGATACACCTACGGCTGCTTCATTTGTTGGCACAGATCCGGATGAGTGCGCCTACTTCTTCGAGGTCCGTTCAATGCACGCATGCTCTATCGCCGAGCCCCACAAACCTGGTAGCGTTGGGCCTGGCAGTGTCTTTGCCATTATCTTCTTCATCGCGGTCTTGGTCTACGTGGTTGGAGGTGTCTTTTACCAGCGCACAGTGGCCCACGCCAGGGGTTGGAGGCAGCTGCCCAACTACAGCCTGTGGGCTGGCATCTGGAGCTTTATCGTA GACATGTTTACCATATTGACCTCATCCTGCGGCCGCCTGATCCCTCGTAGGAGAGGGTACCATACACTGTCCGGATCCCCAAGTGGGAGACGCCATAGCCGAGACGCCGAGAATCGACTAATTGATCAGCTCGATGAGGAATGGGATGACTGA
- a CDS encoding hypothetical protein (CAZy:AA9; COG:O; EggNog:ENOG503NY05) translates to MKSFTATALAALLAQQAAAHSTFQQLWVDGTDFGSQCARLPQSNSPITNYNSNDMRCNIIGTRPQVKCPVRAGGTVTVEMHAQNGDRSCSQEAIGGAHHGPVSVYLTKVSDALTADGSTGWFKIFDDGWRKNPSGRVGDDDFWGTKDLNACCGKMNVKIPSDIPSGDYLLRAEAIALHAAGGAGGAQPYMTCYQITVSGGGSASPPTVSIPGHFKASDPGVQVNIHGAMTNYVIPGPSVYAGGSTKVAGSACSGCEATCAVGSSPTTSLTPPVSTSTPAPGNGGGGSPGGCTVQKYGQCGGQGYTGCTTCAAGSTCNTTNQWYHQCV, encoded by the exons ATGAAGTCCTTCACAGCTACCGCCCTGGCGGCCCTCTTGGCCCAGCAAGCCGCCGCCCATTCCACCTTCCAACAGCTCTGGGTTGATGGAACCGACTTCGGCAGCCAATGTGCCCGTCTTCCTCAGTCCAactctcccatcaccaactaCAACTCCAATGACATGCGCTGCAACATCATCGGCACCAGGCCCCAGGTCAAGTGCCCAGTCCGCGCCGGTGGCACCGTCACCGTTGAGATGCACGCT CAAAACGGCGATCGCAGCTGCTCCCAGGAGGCTATTGGTGGCGCCCACCACGGCCCCGTTTCCGTCTACCTCACCAAGGTCTCTGACGCCCTTACCGCCGATGGTTCCACCGGCTGGTTCAAGATCTTTGACGATGGCTGGCGCAAGAACCCCTCCGGCCGcgttggtgacgatgatttCTGGGGCACCAAGGATCTCAACGCTTGCTGCGGCAAGATGAACGTCAAGATCCCATCCGACATCCCCTCGGGTGACTACCTCCTCCGTGCCGAGGCCATTGCCCTCCAcgctgccggtggtgccggtggtgctCAGCCATACATGACTTGCTACCAGATCACCGTctccggcggcggcagcgccaGCCCCCCTACTGTGTCCATCCCCGGACACTTCAAGGCCTCCGACCCCGGCGTCCAGGTCAACATCCACGGTGCCATGACCAACTATGTCATCCCCGGCCCCTCTGTGTATGCCGGCGGCAGCACCAAGGTTGCCGGAAGCGCGTGCAGCGGCTGCGAGGCCACCTGCGCTGTCGGcagctcccccaccaccagccttaCTCCTCCTGTTTCCACCAGCACTCCTGCTCCCGGCaacggtggcggcggcagcccCGGTGGCTGCACTGTTCAGAAGTACGGCCAGTGCGGTGGTCAGGGCTACACTGGCTGCACCACTTGCGCTGCTGGTTCGACttgcaacaccaccaaccagtGGTATCACCAGTGCGTGTAA
- the ERG24 gene encoding erg24, C-14 sterol reductase (EggNog:ENOG503NUSE; COG:I; COG:T) — protein sequence MSSKVQQPIGVSRKKPEYEFFGPPGAALISFVLPPLVYAITFACNDLSGCPAPSLLHPKNLDLNVLKREVGWPQNGWPGLFSWEATGWTLAFYLFNAILYRILPATETEGTVLRSGGRLKYRFNAFSTTMFCIVAAAAGTIAQGAEFPLWTYITDNYVQILTANTLIAYALATFVYVRSFSVKPGNPENRELAAGGVTGNMIYDWYIGRELNPRVTLPFIGEIDIKEWMELRPGMLTYILLNGAFIAKQYRNYGYVTDSIVFVAVVQTLYVLDGQYMEPAIMTTMDITTDGFGFMLSFGDLVWVPFIYTQQTRYLATHPQTLGPLGLAGVGALLVLGFAIFRLSNSQKNDFRTNPNDPKLAHLKYMPTKAGTRLLISGWWGIARHINYFGDWLQAWPYSLPTGLAGYTILSAGSAAVDGATRMLDGRQVIPGEAKGWGIIFTYFYVLYFAILLIHRDRRDDEKCAKKYGEDWEKYKKTVRWRIIPYIY from the exons ATGAGTTCCAAAGTACAGCAACCCATCGGGGTGTCGCGCAAGAAGCCCGAGTACGAGTTCTTTGGACC ACCCGGCGCTGCCCTGATCAGCTtcgtcctcccacccctcgtCTACGCCATCACCTTTGCGTGTAACGATCTGTCCGGCTGCCCAGCGccttccctcctccatcccaaaaACCTCGATCTCAATGTGTTGAAGCGCGAAGTTGGTTGGCCACAAAATGGGTGGCCTGGTCTCTTCAGTTGGGAGGCCACAGGGTGGACCTTGGCTTTCTACCTCTTCAACGCCATCCTGTACCGAATCCTTCCCGCGACCGAGACCGAGGGCACAGTTTTGCGAAGTGGTGGCCGGTTGAAGTACAGATTCAAtgccttctccaccaccatgtTCTGCATcgttgctgccgccgccggtaCCATCGCCCAGGGCGCCGAGTTCCCCCTTTGGACCTACATCACCGACAACTATGTGCAGATTCTGACTGCCAACACACTCATTGCCTATGCGCTCGCCACTTTTGTCTACGTTCGCAGCTTCAGCGTCAAGCCTGGCAACCCCGAGAATCGCGAGCTTGCTGCCGGTGGCGTTACTGGCAACATGATATACGACTGGTACATTGGGCGCGAGCTCAACCCACGcgtcaccctccccttcattGGCGAGATCGACATCAAGGAGTGGATGGAGTTGCGCCCCGGCATGCTGACCTACATCTTGCTGAACGGGGCTTTCATCGCGAAGCAGTACCGCAACTATGGCTATGTCACCGACAGCATCGTCTTCGTGGCTGTCGTGCAGACACTTTACGTCTTGGACGGCCAGTACATGGAGCCCGCCATCATGACGACTATGGATATCACCACCGATGGGTTTGGGTTCATGCTTTCGTTTGGTGACCTTGTCTGGGTTCCATTCATCTACACCCAGCAAACACGTTACCTTGCTACCCACCCACAGACGCTGGGTCCTTTGGGACTTGCCGGTGTCGGTGCTTTGTTGGTGCTCGGCTTTGCCATCTTCCGCCTGTCCAACAGCCAGAAGAATGACTTCCGCACCAACCCCAATGACCCCAAGCTGGCTCATCTCAAGTATATGCCCACCAAGGCCGGCACTCGTCTGCTCATCTCTGGGTGGTGGGGCATTGCCAGACACATCAACTATTTTGGTGACTGGCTTCAGGCTTGGCCCTACAGTTTGCCCACCGGGCTTGCCGGCTACACCATCCTGTCTGCAGGAAGTGCTGCTGTAGATGGCGCGACCAGGATGCTTGACGGCCGCCAGGTTATCCCCGGTGAGGCCAAGGGGTGGGGCATCATCTTCACCTACTTTTACGTCTTGTACTTTGCCATTCTTTTGATCCACCGTGACCGCAGAGACGACGAGAAGTGCGCCAAGAAGTATGGcgaggactgggagaagTACAAGAAGACTGTCAGATGGAGGATCATTCCTTACATTTACTGA
- a CDS encoding hypothetical protein (EggNog:ENOG503NVDH; COG:S), with protein MASRITPVSESAAALPEARSHSPWRRSACDRCRSQKLRCTRKKEDDTSTPCTRCLRIRFPCFTSPAKPPGRLAHRRAQAANNASLCDVAQHQPPFMSLPGSGHAMTSGDQMACGNPLYAPWPYTQQGSEHPVVMEDSSMIIPWADASHAIDAFDFSVHNNTLLMDAHTLCGNHHIHPSTQHQTSTMSLPSPPEYQPFNPEDGFTMKPIPTHKSSRQGDPGVLLASLQQSLSKQLLHTKSLPRDFSILDTLLPGSTKPTDGFDPLSSVLSSTSELIEISQLFHRPTDENSHNRSPSITDDSVQGASRWPSPASSPSRIPGQGYSAASSTAASSPSSSTIVDPALGGAPRRKNHQLNGANLLTMVSCYLQLITIYDAIFGHVLLEAAFAMTRRPGGNNMQHALAHAMPIDLSRGYHDFGYEQQQYEVNHWQRAGLLARMVDGQLEGVERALGLPRQYCVSLSMQTATAVEQGSLSGREARGLLGVMLGGAATGVRYEGEMMGEGFVANSVEQEGVNMVTMLREKLGGLLQGLEGVGC; from the coding sequence ATGGCATCACGCATCACTCCGGTGTCCGAGTCTGCAGCCGCTCTTCCCGAAGCTCGGAGCCATTCACCCTGGCGACGATCGGCTTGTGATCGATGCAGAAGCCAGAAGCTCCGTTGCACACGCAAGAAAGAGGACGACACAAGCACCCCGTGCACAAGATGCCTTCGTATTCGATTTCCTTGCTTTACCAGTCCGGCCAAGCCACCGGGCAGGCTTGCACACAGAAGAGCCCAAGCAGCAAACAATGCATCCCTCTGCGATGTtgctcaacatcaaccacctttCATGTCCTTACCTGGCAGCGGACATGCCATGACCTCGGGAGACCAGATGGCTTGCGGTAACCCTCTATATGCTCCATGGCCCTACACTCAGCAGGGGTCTGAGCAtccggtggtgatggaggataGCTCCATGATCATCCCTTGGGCAGATGCGAGTCACGCCATCGACGCCTTTGACTTTTCTGTTCACAACAACACACTGTTGATGGACGCTCACACTTTATGcggcaaccaccacatccacccctcGACACAACATCAGACGTCCACCATGTCtcttccatcacctcccGAGTATCAACCCTTCAACCCAGAGGATGGCTTTACCATGAAGCCCATTCCGACACACAAATCCTCCCGCCAGGGAGACCCAGGGGTCTTGCTTGCAAGCCTACAACAAAGCCTCTCAAAGCAACTCCTCCACACAAAGTCCCTGCCTCGAGACTTTAGCATCCTCGACACTCTTCTACCGGGCTCAACCAAGCCCACCGACGGTTTCGACCCTTTATCCTCAGTCCTGAGCAGCACCTCTGAGCTGATCGAAATCTCGCAACTATTCCATCGACCTACAGACGAAAACAGCCACAACAGATCACCCAGCATCACCGATGACAGTGTTCAGGGCGCATCACGATGGCCATCACCCGCCTCGAGTCCTTCTCGGATTCCCGGCCAGGGGTACTCTGCGGCCTCATCTACGGCAGCAAgctccccatcatcgtccaCCATTGTCGACCCGGCATTGGGAGGAGCACCACGGAGAAAAAACCACCAGCTCAACGGCGCGAACCTCCTGACCATGGTGTCCTGCTATCTCCAACTCATCACCATCTACGACGCCATCTTTGGACATGTGCTGCTCGAAGCGGCGTTTGCCATGACAAGGAGGCCAGGCGGGAACAATATGCAGCATGCCTTGGCGCATGCTATGCCTATTGATCTTTCTAGGGGATATCATGATTTCGGGTATGAGCAACAACAGTACGAGGTGAATCACTGGCAAAGAGCCGGCTTGCTAGCTCGAATGGTGGATGGGcagttggagggggtggagagggcttTGGGGTTGCCGAGACAGTATTGTGTTTCTTTGTCGATGCAGACGGCCACCGCTGTGGAGCAAGGGTCGCTTTCTGGACGTGAGGCGAGAGGGTTGCTTGGGGTGATGCTGGGCGGGGCGGCAACGGGGGTGAGGTACGAaggggagatgatgggggaggggtttgtaGCTAATAGTGTCGagcaggagggggtgaaTATGGTTACTATGTTGCGGGAGaagctgggggggttgttgcagggtttggagggggttgggtgttga
- a CDS encoding hypothetical protein (EggNog:ENOG503NZ4M), protein MANVKSTMVPDFEVKFLLDATKVFDPASSKPNDILRAAFKLPEKPSRMDVQFLDTPSREIYNAGWSPRIRKIEGESGYELTYKKRYPIIDHQADGAIDTGDLLTALTVARDDGFDTTETKYDAQVEWGFQKQTLSISRKKKVKKGTVGKKEMGLPGEEESRKLLGDQIPGKFDDWSFEKWGTSLLSQAVIYGPISAERYEGRWEGVEVDVEIWPIRSKDTDTGTENIVEISFKSDNGNHAGCTQKVLGEYLTEKGWLVPSDSLKTQLIMDRYGPQEPDGDEGATGNYTDMA, encoded by the exons ATGGCGAACG TCAAATCAACCATGGTGCCTGATTTCGAGGTGAAATTTCTCCTTGATGCCACCAAGGTTTTCGACCCAGCATCATCCAAGCCCAACGACATCCTCCGTGCAGCCTTCAAACTCCCCGAGAAACCCAGCAGAATGGATGTTCAGTTTCTGGACACACCCTCCAGAGAGATCTACAACGCGGGATGGTCTCCTCGCATTCGCAAGATCGAAGGCGAGTCAGGCTATGAACTGACTTACAAAAAGCGATACCCAATCATCGATCACCAAGCCGACGGGGCTATCGATACTGGCGATCTTCTCACAGCTCTCACTGTAGCCAGAGACGACGGTTTCGATACTACTGAGACCAAGTACGATGCACAAGTGGAGTGGGGATTTCAGAAGCAGACCCTGAGTATCAgccgcaagaagaaggtcaagaagggaacagtggggaagaaggagatggggctacctggtgaagaagagtCTAGAAAGTTGCTTGGAGACCAGATCCCCGGCAAGTTTGACGACTGGTCATTCGAGAAATGGGGAACAAGCCTCCTTTCTCAAGCCGTTATTTACGGTCCGATCTCGGCGGAGCGGTATGAAGGCAGGTGGGAAGGAGTCGAAGTTGATGTCGAAATCTGGCCTATTCGCAGCAAGGACACTGATACAGGCACCGAGAACATTGTCGAGATCTCCTTCAAGAGTGATAATGGGAATCATGCCGGATGCACACAGAAGGTTCTTGGTGAATACTTGACGGAAAAGGGATGGCTTGTGCCGAGTGACTCGCTCAAGACACAGCTGATCATGGACAGGTATGGGCCTCAGGAAcctgatggggatgagggagcCACTGGCAACTACACCGATATGGCATAA
- the BGL4_2 gene encoding beta-glucosidase (CAZy:GH3; EggNog:ENOG503NVBN; COG:G): protein MKFSVVVAAALASGALATPQYPPKLIKRDLAYSPPVYPSPWMNPEADGWAEAYVKAREFVSQMTLLEKVNLTTGTGWASEQCVGQVGAIPRLGLRSLCMHDAPLGIRGTDYNSAFPSGQTAAATWDRQLMYRRGYAIGKEAKGKGINVILGPVAGPLGRMPAAGRNWEGFSPDPVLTGVGMAETVKGHQDAGVIACAKHFIGNEQEHFRQVGEARGYGFNISETLSSNIDDKTMHELYLWPFADAVRAGVGSFMCSYQQVNNSYGCQNSKLMNGLLKDELGFQGFVLSDWQAQHTGAAAAAAGLDMSMPGDTEFNTGVSFWGTNLTVAVLNGTVPAYRIDDMAMRIMAAFFKVEKSIELDPINFSFWSLDTYGPIHWAAGEGYQQINYHVDVRADHANLIREIAAKGTVLLKNTGSLPLNKPKFVAVIGEDAGPNPNGPNSCADRGCNNGTLAMGWGSGTANFPYLITPDAALQAQAIKDGSRYESILTNYAASQTRALVSQDNVTAIVFVNADSGEGYINFEGNMGDRNNLTLWRGGDDLVKNVSSWCSNTIVVIHSTGPVLISEWYDSPNITAILWAGLPGQESGNSITDVLYGKVNPSGKSPFTWGATREGYGADVLYTPNNGEGAPQQDFSEGVFIDYRYFDKANTSVIYEFGHGLSYTTFEYSNIQVTKKNAGPYKPTTGQTAPAPTFGNFSTDISDYLFPDEEFPYVYQYIYPYLNTTDPRNASGDPHFGQTAEEFMPPHAIDDSPQPLLPSSGKNSPGGNRALYDILYEVTADITNTGEIVGDEVAQLYVSLGGPDDPKVVLRDFGKLRIEPGQTAKFRGLLTRRDLSNWDVVSQDWVISEHTKTVFVGKSSRDLGLSAVLE from the exons ATGAAGTTCAGCGTGGTGGTTGCCGCCGCCCTGGCAAGCGGCGCTCTTGCCACTCCCCAATATCCTCCAAAG CTCATCAAGAGAGACCTCGCGTACTCACCTCCTGTCTACCCTTCGCCATGGATGAACCCGGAAGCCGATGGATGGGCAGAGGCGTATGTGAAAGCTCGGGAGTTTGTCTCCCAGATGAcgctgttggagaaggtcAACTTGACGACTGGTACCGG TTGGGCCTCGGAGCAATGTGTCGGTCAAGTAGGAGCTATCCCTCGCCTGGGGCTCCGCAGTCTTTGCATGCACGACGCCCCCCTTGGAATCCGTGGAACCGACTACAATTCCGCCTTCCCTTCAGGTCAGACAGCTGCTGCTACATGGGACCGCCAGTTGATGTACCGCCGTGGTTATGCCATTGGCAAGGaagccaagggcaaggggatCAACGTGATCCTTGGACCTGTCGCCGGCCCTCTTGGTCGGATGCCCGCTGCTGGGCGAAACTGGGAGGGTTTCTCTCCGGATCCGGTCTTGACTGGAGTCGGCATGGCCGAGACTGTCAAGGGACATCAGGATGCGGGCGTGATTGCATGCGCAAAGCACTTTATTGGCAATGAACAAG AACACTTCCGCCAAGTCGGCGAGGCTCGCGGTTATGGGTTCAACATCAGCGAGACTCTTTCCTCCAATATTGACGACAAGACGATGCACGAGCTTTATCTCTGGCCCTTTGCCGATGCCGTCCGCGCCGGTGTGGGCTCTTTTATGTGCAGCTACCAGCAGGTCAACAACTCCTATGGATGCCAAAATTCCAAGCTTATGAACGGTCTTTTGAAGGATGAGTTGGGCTTCCAGGGGTTCGTCTTGAGTGATTGGCAGGCCCAGCATACCGGTGCAGCTGCCGCCGCGGCTGGTCTCGACATGTCGATGCCGGGAGATACCGAGTTCAACACTGGCGTCAGCTTCTGGGGTACTAACCTCACTGTGGCTGTGCTCAACGGTACTGTTCCAGCTTATCGGATCGACGACATGGCCATGCGTATCATGGCAGCTTTCTTCAAGGTGGAGAAGAGCATTGAACTGGACCCCATCAACTTCAGCTTCTGGTCCCTCGACACTTATGGGCCTATTCACTGGGCCGCGGGCGAGGGCTACCAGCAGATCAACTATCACGTCGATGTCCGGGCTGACCATGCAAACCTCATCCGTGAAATCGCTGCCAAGGGTACCGTTCTTCTCAAGAACACCGGCTCCCTGCCCCTGAACAAGCCCAAGTTTGTGGCGGTGATTGGAGAGGATGCCGGACCTAACCCCAACGGACCCAATTCTTGTGCCGATCGCGGGTGCAACAACGGCACACTCGCGATGGGCTGGGGTTCTGGCACTGCCAACTTTCCTTACCTCATCACGCCAGACGCTGCCCTGCAGGCCCAGGCCATCAAGGATGGGTCTCGCTACGAGAGCATCCTGACCAACTATGCGGCATCCCAGACCAGGGCCTTGGTATCGCAGGATAATGTCACCGCCATTGTTTTCGTCAACGCTGACTCTGGTGAGGGATACATCAACTTTGAAGGCAACATGGGCGATCGCAACAACCTGACACTCTGGAGAGGCGGCGATGACCTGGTCAAGAACGTTTCCAGCTGGTGCAGCAACACCATTGTGGTCATCCACTCCACCGGTCCCGTTCTCATCAGCGAATGGTATGATAGCCCGAACATCACTGCCATCCTCTGGGCCGGTCTTCCTGGACAAGAATCCGGCAACTCCATCACCGATGTTCTCTACGGCAAGGTTAACCCCTCTGGCAAGTCGCCATTCACCTGGGGCGCCACCCGCGAGGGCTACGGCGCTGATGTTCTTTACACCCCCAACAATGGCGAGGGCGCACCCCAGCAGGACTTTTCCGAGGGTGTGTTTATTGACTACCGCTACTTTGACAAGGCCAACACGTCTGTCATTTATGAGTTTGGCCACGGCTTGAGTTATACTACCTTTGAGTACAGCAACATCCAGGTTACAAAGAAGAACGCTGGTCCCTACAAGCCAACGACAGGCCAGACAGCTCCCGCGCCGACCTTTGGGAACTTTTCGACGGATATTAGCGATTACCTGTTCCCCGACGAGGAATTCCCCTATGTCTATCAGTATATCTACCCCtatctcaacaccaccgacccGAGGAATGCTTCTGGCGACCCGCACTTTGGCCAGACGGCCGAGGAGTTCATGCCCCCGCACGCGATTGACGACTCGCCTCAGCCGTTGTTGCCGTCTTCGGGCAAGAACTCTCCCGGTGGCAACCGGGCGCTGTACGATATCCTGTACGAAGTCACGGCGGATATCACCAACACGGGGGAGATTGTGGGAGACGAGGTGGCCCAGCTGTATGTCTCTCTTGGCGGGCCTGATGATCCCAAGGTGGTGCTGCGCGACTTTGGCAAGCTCAGGATCGAGCCGGGTCAGACGGCCAAGTTTAGGGGgctgttgacgaggagggatttgagCAACTGGGATGTGGTGAGCCAGGATTGGGTCATTAGTGAGCACACCAAGACGGTGTTTGTGGGGAAGAGCAGTAGGGATTTGGGGTTGAGCGCTGTTTTGGAGTGA
- the SMD2 gene encoding mRNA splicing protein (COG:A; EggNog:ENOG503P45M; BUSCO:EOG09265IT6), whose protein sequence is MSDVNIQALLNKPRNECTEYEIAQLEAYEMSNGPLSLLQTAVRSHSQVLISIRSNRKLLARVKAFDRHCNMILENVKEMWTETPVHNGKKGRPVNKDRFISKMFLRGDSVILVLLS, encoded by the exons ATGTCTGACGTTAACATCCA GGCACTTCTCAACAAGCCTCGTAACGAGTGCAC TGAGTATGAGATTGCTCAACTG GAAGCCTATGAGATGAGCAATGGGCCGctttccctcctccagacGGCCGTCCGCAGTCACTCTCAGGTTTTGATTAGCATTCGGTCAAATCGCAAGCT TCTTGCCAGAGTGAAGGCTTTTGACAGGCATTGCAACAT GATTCTTGAGAACGTC AAAGAGATGTGGACCGAAACTCCAGTACACAACGGAAAGAAGGGCCGGCCGGTGAACAAGGATCGGTTTATCAGCAAGAT GTTCTTGCGGGGTGATAGTGTCATTCTCGTTTTGCTCAGCTGA